One genomic window of Corythoichthys intestinalis isolate RoL2023-P3 chromosome 18, ASM3026506v1, whole genome shotgun sequence includes the following:
- the b3gat1b gene encoding galactosylgalactosylxylosylprotein 3-beta-glucuronosyltransferase 1 isoform X1 produces MPMVFIIYIWHDNIVSPLIAGLKGHWCSNALAIKESHSQSIFEVVHIENFYSRPLPKSDILTTIYVITPTYRRPMQKADLTCLANTLLNVANLHWIVVEDSQKRTSLVSRLLHETELNYTHLNVQTPANSIKHARPGQKFPRGTLQRNLALQWLRATFNDHNTQPGIVYFADDDNAYSLKVFDEMRSTKKVSVWPVPFVGGLRYESPKVNSLGKVYGWSVVYDPHRPFALDMAGFAVNLHLILSKPHAYFKLDAKGGYQESSLLMELVTLNDLEPKAANCTKVLVWHTRTEKPLLINEGKMGFTDSNVEI; encoded by the exons ATGCCTATGGTTTTCATCATTTATATTTGGCATGACAATATAGTCTCTCCTCTAATTGCAGGCCTGAAAG GACACTGGTGCAGCAATGCCCTTGCTATCAAGGAATCTCACTCACAGAGCATATTCGAGGTGGTGCACATTGAGAACTTCTACAGCCGGCCATTACCCAAGTCTGACATCCTGACAACCATATATGTCATCACCCCAACCTACCGCCGGCCCATGCAGAAAGCTGACCTCACTTGTCTAGCCAACACTTTGCTCAATGTGGCCAACCTGCACTGGATCGTAGTGGAGGACTCACAAAAAAGGACGTCTTTGGTTAGTCGTCTCCTTCATGAGACAGAACTCAACTACACCCACCTCAACGTTCAGACACCTGCAAATTCCATAAAGCATGCGCGCCCAGGTCAAAAATTCCCTAGGGGCACTTTGCAAAGAAATCTTGCCTTGCAATGGCTCCGAGCGACCTTCAATGACCACAATACCCAGCCGGGCATTGTCTACTTTGCAGATGATGACAACGCTTATAGCCTGAAAGTGTTTGATGAG ATGCGATCAACGAAAAAGGTCTCTGTGTGGCCTGTACCATTTGTTGGAGGCCTTCGGTACGAGTCCCCCAAAGTAAACAGCTTGGGGAAGGTGTATGGCTGGAGTGTTGTATATGATCCACATCGACCGTTTGCCCTTGACATGGCTGGCTTTGCAGTAAACCTGCACCTCATCCTGTCCAAGCCTCATGCATATTTCAAGCTAGATGCGAAGGGAGGCTACCAAGAAAGCAGTTTGTTAATGGAGCTGGTCACCCTCAACGATCTGGAGCCGAAAGCAGCAAATTGCACTAAG GTATTAGTGTGGCACACCCGTACAGAGAAGCCTTTACTCATAAATGAAGGAAAGATGGGATTTACAGATTCGAATgtggagatttga
- the b3gat1b gene encoding galactosylgalactosylxylosylprotein 3-beta-glucuronosyltransferase 1 isoform X2, giving the protein MRMPKRRDVVPIVLILMPMVFIIYIWHDNIVSPLIAGLKGKKLPTRTILCSTHRWESHSQSIFEVVHIENFYSRPLPKSDILTTIYVITPTYRRPMQKADLTCLANTLLNVANLHWIVVEDSQKRTSLVSRLLHETELNYTHLNVQTPANSIKHARPGQKFPRGTLQRNLALQWLRATFNDHNTQPGIVYFADDDNAYSLKVFDEMRSTKKVSVWPVPFVGGLRYESPKVNSLGKVYGWSVVYDPHRPFALDMAGFAVNLHLILSKPHAYFKLDAKGGYQESSLLMELVTLNDLEPKAANCTKVLVWHTRTEKPLLINEGKMGFTDSNVEI; this is encoded by the exons ATGAGGATGCCGAAAAGACGGGACGTTGTTCCCATTGTATTGATCCTGATGCCTATGGTTTTCATCATTTATATTTGGCATGACAATATAGTCTCTCCTCTAATTGCAGGCCTGAAAGGTAAGAAACTACCTACAAGGACTATACTGTGTAGTACCcacaggtgg GAATCTCACTCACAGAGCATATTCGAGGTGGTGCACATTGAGAACTTCTACAGCCGGCCATTACCCAAGTCTGACATCCTGACAACCATATATGTCATCACCCCAACCTACCGCCGGCCCATGCAGAAAGCTGACCTCACTTGTCTAGCCAACACTTTGCTCAATGTGGCCAACCTGCACTGGATCGTAGTGGAGGACTCACAAAAAAGGACGTCTTTGGTTAGTCGTCTCCTTCATGAGACAGAACTCAACTACACCCACCTCAACGTTCAGACACCTGCAAATTCCATAAAGCATGCGCGCCCAGGTCAAAAATTCCCTAGGGGCACTTTGCAAAGAAATCTTGCCTTGCAATGGCTCCGAGCGACCTTCAATGACCACAATACCCAGCCGGGCATTGTCTACTTTGCAGATGATGACAACGCTTATAGCCTGAAAGTGTTTGATGAG ATGCGATCAACGAAAAAGGTCTCTGTGTGGCCTGTACCATTTGTTGGAGGCCTTCGGTACGAGTCCCCCAAAGTAAACAGCTTGGGGAAGGTGTATGGCTGGAGTGTTGTATATGATCCACATCGACCGTTTGCCCTTGACATGGCTGGCTTTGCAGTAAACCTGCACCTCATCCTGTCCAAGCCTCATGCATATTTCAAGCTAGATGCGAAGGGAGGCTACCAAGAAAGCAGTTTGTTAATGGAGCTGGTCACCCTCAACGATCTGGAGCCGAAAGCAGCAAATTGCACTAAG GTATTAGTGTGGCACACCCGTACAGAGAAGCCTTTACTCATAAATGAAGGAAAGATGGGATTTACAGATTCGAATgtggagatttga